In Drosophila subpulchrella strain 33 F10 #4 breed RU33 unplaced genomic scaffold, RU_Dsub_v1.1 Primary Assembly Seq384, whole genome shotgun sequence, the genomic window TTTAAACGGcaacataaacaaacaaaattgcCGAACATGGAATGCTTCCAACCCACAGATACTCCATGACACGGAATTGCATCCACTTCGTGTCACAGTGTGGTGTGCAGTTTCATCACGCTGCATTGTCGGGCCCTACTTCTTGGAAGAAAACGGTCACACCGTTACGGTTACTGGAGACCGTTACTTGAGCATGTTGAGAAAGTTTTTCTATCCAGAATTACGCCGAATGAGAATTTCTTTCAACTCTGTGTGGTTTCAGcaagatggtgcagttcctCACATAGCTCAACCTGTTATGACAGAATTGCGACGAAAATTTCCCAACATTCCACATTCCGTTGGCCACCCAGGTCGCCTGACCTTACTGCACCTGTCTTTTTCTTGTGGGGTTATTGCAAACAGATTCCTGGCAAAACCAACAAACTTAAATAAACTAAGGCAATCCATTCGAGAAACAATTGCGGCTATTCCTGTCTCAACTCTCCAAGCAGTAATGAACAACTTTTTGGTAAGATGCCGCACATGCATCAACGAGCAGGGGGGGCATTTAAattccattatttttaaaactaattaagctatatttaataaaattgaatgaGCTTTAACATGaacaaaagaaaaatgaaTTCCATACACTGAAAAATGTAGCAAAATTCATCAGCCACCCTGTAGTAGAGAAGGAAACTTTATGAAAATTCTTAAGAGTCCGTCGAGGATCATTTTTTCGTGAAAATCGGGGGCTAGGACTGTAAACTAAAGAATTATAACATGCCTAAGAGCTTTATGgttgaataaataaagaattactAAAACACATACTATTTAATGGTATTTATTTCTAGCTATAAATAAGTATGTATTTgcttatttgtattattttagGTTCGTGGCATGTGTCTGCCATATATCTTGCACCTTGAGCCATCACCTCCAACTTTCGCAGTACTATTTGAAGATACCGATCGTCCCTATCTACCTTGCGATGATTTGCCTGGGATCCTGTGGGTTCCCCAGTGGTATTGGTATCGTCCAGGTCGTCGTCGTGCCCATCGCTGGTCAAGCATGAGAAAACTGCAAAAATGTCAATATATTAGTATCATTGAGATATTCTTATGTTTACTGCGTTAGGCGTTACATGTGCAGTCTGTTGGGTGCATGTCAAATGCGCTTGACCCTTGTATCAAAAATACTATCATGTGGAGGGGGGTTTCCCCCGAAGGTCCCACCATCGCTAGTTCGGCTCAAAAAACAGGTCGaaggaaaaaaatgttaatgttATGTATATCCCTATTTAAAGTTTCAAACATGTACTTCtttatattttctatttttcgCTTAACCTCCACGTGCGATGGACCGAATTCCTTTAGGCTATTGGCCGTCTCCTGTAACGAGCTGATTTTGtgggtctgctcgctacgagaatcgtgcggctagctcagtagattgtgtgctcgtcccaccaaatttaaatgacgtgactgccccgtaaatcagtgagaaagcacagaatttaAAGGATTACAGTGGGTTTATTTTCGTTCTAATTATTACAGCGGGCGGGTGGATCGGTTGGTTTCGGTGTCGTCTCGCGCTTATTCAAATGTCTGATGATACTGCTGTCTTGGCtggtcgacgcgttgactcgatgATCGCTGACTCCTTCCTGTATCTCGGGATGCTCTTAGTGTCCCTCGCCTCTGCTTGATCGCCGACTCGTGGACTCGAGGCCGCTTGTCGGGCCTTGGGATCGCAGACAGATCGGCCTTGCgtgcttagggaagcgtcaccgttctcagactaggctGAACACATGCCTCGCTCTCCAGGGCAACGCCCTTCTAGACAATAACCGCCCATCCCTTGCTCTGTTGCGGACGGTGCCACTAGGGTTTCGCTCAGTTCGCgttgacagtcaaggctaacgtcaggaagctgcctagcagttcacttcgctttacgcctagcgcagacgaacgttccacacCAGCCGCACCCTGTTGCTTGTAGTTCATGACgttgccgatgtcctctgctgTGCTCCTTCATGCTTGCTGCGAGGCTGGATGTATCGTGGTCTTTGTCCCTTGAGGCCTTGGACGATCGCTGTTCCGGGACTTGCTGAACCGTTGGGCCCTCCAACGCCTCTTAAATGCCTCAACCTGTCGACTGCTCCCCCTTTCTGGCTGGTAGTGTGGttttctggcactcggggtttCGGTCGGTTGCTGTTCCGGGAGTTCGCCGGTAACCAAaccgccttgacttagccgtgtgatgccctctggacctcagctatCTGTGTCTAAACTCGGAGATTCCTCATGTCtcaatcttgctccttgtaggcttcccacggcgcAGCTTCTGAcgacttgttgttgttgacttGTAGTTCACGTACTTCTGGTTGACTTTGATAACTGACTgaatttgacggtttgactcctcgtgatcgacttaTCCAGCTTCCAgagctctgcggccttatataggtcATCCAGGAACCGCTATTTCCCATTTGCGCACCGCCCGCTGGTATTCTCCACTCCAGGTCCAAGATCCACGGATCCAGCTTGGCCTGTTTGTTCTAGACCCACGGCTACCACCTGAAGTCCGATGTCTTGGCGCTATCCTGCTGAACCTTCAGTGGCATGTGGCACGCAGGGGCGCCATCCAGCTGctgagatgtggcacttcttcacCTGGTCCAAGGTCCACGGCAGAGTCCAAGGTCCGGTGCGTTCCGTTATTTCCTTTTGCACACGGTAACCTCACTTTGCAATTGAAGTCtccgctctctctctctccaacctctcgttctccaaactctctttctcCTAATTACCATCTTAGCCATGCCGTTCCTACGTGctaattcgccgcgtatctagTAGCCGGCAGGCCACCATGTATAATTGCCGCTGCAATTTCTTCTCatattccccccttacttcggaaaacaaaataaactcTTTCCTCCTCTCCGGCATTAATCCTCGTGTATCCAGTAGCCATTAAGTTTTTGTGATGATCTCGATGACTCCGTCgacgctccctcgttgctttATTGATGCTCCTTTGATGCTCACAGCTCTATCCAGAGTTCCACAGCTCCGGTTCTCGGTCAAGTTAGCATTCTTTTCATCTGCGCCTGCCTCGACGAACTTAAACTCTCCCGCGACAATACTTCATATGTTCCCATTGGGATATCGATACTCATCGACTATCGAACCCCAGATAGCTGCTCGTTACTGCGTTCTCCTCCTTATCGTCGTTCCTCCGTCCGGTCACACCATCCGTGTGTGATCGATAGTTCATCGGCTATCGATACCCATGTGCCCATCGATCGCCCCTATCGACCAGTCACAATCGACCGCCTTcttatcgaggcgcccccttccctagTCAATGGTGAATTGGCAAGATTGCTTCTGCCAGTACAGCTTTCGGTTGATTTTTTCTTGTCtttcctttgttttttttccagCTCCTACCAAACTATTCCGTTCGTTGTTTTTAAGCTTAAGGACAACAGCCCCAGCGGTTTTAGATACCGTTTGACCTTCGTTTGCAGCAGGGCTTTTGTGCCTGTGGTGAGTTGCAATTTTGGTTGGACCGGCATTTACTTCTCTTTCAATACAGGGTTTTCCCGCGTTTTCGTCCTGTTTATTGTTGGTGCGATAAGTGTTTGCAGTCTGGGTTGACCAACTGgatacggtgtagatctgattctgaCCAACCTTTTCTCGGGTAACAAATAGTCGAGCTCTTCTAGCGCATTCCGCAgagaatctccggatgcttCGGTGCGGTGTGTGTCTGGACAGAGCAACTTTTGTTGCTTTCTTGCCTCCGCGCATACTACCTTTTACGTGGTGTAATCAGTTGACTCTTGATTGCGACCGACTCTGAAACCGTTGCCTCGTCGTCGGGGTCAGCATACACTCTTTATCGTGTACTTGTGCCGTATCCTTATGATGACCGTTCTCTTGTGGTGTGCAGGTTGCGGTGTAGTGCTGTCTGATAACCATCTCATCCAgaaaacttttgaaaatgcactccgttgtccgttctGACCACCCCATAGCTTGCGaatatgcgctccctaaacgcttTTTGATCGACTCagctgtcgcactgcgcagCGGCACTGATTCCGTCCATTTAGAGAATTGTCTATCAGgaccaacagcagcaggccCACGGTTTGTCTGGCACTTGGGTAAGCATTTTAAGtctcatgcatgtctcgcattTCCTCACATAGGCTTGAGCGTCTCTATGCATacctggccagtagtaccgggctgccaaccgtgcaattgtccttcggcttcctacgttCGTTACCTGCTGCCGTAAAACtcggtgtggtggtgaccattggtcatttCTCCGTTTCTTCTGGTTGTCTTTTTCTTTGCATCTTCTGAATGTGATCTGCGTTGGGGCTGCCGACTTGGTCTTGGAGAAGTTGATCTCCTGtgcgaacgcttcccgctcTTTTTCAAGTTCCTCGTGCTAAGGTCTCTCTCGTAGAATAactaagtggcctcaccattgtctgcatgtcgatcatgtattcattgaacgactcgctgtaGCCTTGCTTCCATTGCCTGCCTTGATACGGCAGCCTGGTAAAAATAGGCAGAAAATAGGTGTAAAAGCTTTCTATGAATTTCGCCCAGGTTaattgcttgttgttggcaatgaaccacttcaaagccctttAATTAAGAAATTCCGTCATTGCTTTGGGGATAGCTATCTAAGTCCAAGCtgtatgtgttggcggaccattctacttgccccaggaactcgaatggtttttccgcccgtCAAACCTAAACGACCACTCGCGGACTTGTTTAGCGACCCTTGCATAGTCTTACTGGCTGGGTCTCAACGTCAGCGCTTCCATTTGCCTTAACTCTCTCCTATGTGCCTCTTTTTACAAGTTGTCGATGATCAGACTCGCCACTaggttgtccccttcggcGTCCGTTAGCgtgatgcttgggccggctctgtcgtggtatgctgcttccagctcggcccagatatcgacgagttgtgggtcgttCTCCGTCTCTGAATAATACTCCGACaatgccttcctcatgtcgtctaatCTTCCACCCAGGGTAATATTGAGCCTCCGTGCGACTTGGACAAAGTCCGCTTTCTTGAGGCGGTAGATCTacttctttcccattctgCTTTTGTTgctctcactgttgggacaatcacgttgagcgccagatgtaacgagctgattttgttggtctgctcgctacgagaatCGTGCGGCTAGGTCAGTAGATTAtatgttcgtcccaccaaatttgtATGACGTGACAGCTctgtagatcagtgagaaagcacaaaATTCAAGGGATTAAAGTGAgtttattttcgttttacTTATAACAGCAGGTGGGTGGCTCGGTTGGTCTAGGTGTCGCAGAGCGCTGGCTCCAagtgctgctgatgatgctcGTCCTGGGTTGTCGACGTGTTGCCTCGGTGATCGCTGAATCTTTCCTGTATCTCGAGATGCTTGTGGTGTCTctcgcctctgctcgctcgccGACGCGTTGACTCCAGGCCGCAtgtcgcgccttggactcgcagagagatCGGCCTTGCGGGCTTAGgaaagcgtcaccgttctcagactagggcgAACAGGTGCCTTGCTCTCCAGAGAAACGCCTTTCGAGACAATGACCACCTGCACCTttctctgtcccggacggtcccacTGAGTTTCGCTTAGCTTGCGcagacagtcaaggctaactGTCTAGCAGTACTCTTCACTTTACACCTAGCGCAGTCGAACGTTCCACCCCAGCCTCACCTTATTGCTTGTCGTCCGTGACGTTCCTGCGCTACTCAATGAGTTTTCCGTGGCAGTCGCTGCTGATGTCCTCTGATCTGCTCTGCAAGCATGATCTTGCTGCGAGGCTGGATGTATCGTGGTCTCTGATCCTTGAGGTCTTGGACGATCGCTGTTCCGGGACTTGCTGATCCGTTGGGCGTCTCCAGGGCAACGCCTCTTAAATGCCTCAACCGGTCGACTGCTCCCCCTTTCTGGCTGGTAGTGTGTTTATCTGGCACTCGGGATTTCGGTCGGTTGCTGTTCTTGGTCTTCGCCGGTAACCGCTGGGTTTTCCAGGACAAGGGTCGATCTCTCGTCCGTCGCCCCAGGTCTTGCTCAGTCGGGCAAGGCACACTGGGTTTTGAGAACATTCCCCACGAGATCACGGTTGTTCATCGCAGGACTCTATTTCTCGATTCTGACTGACAAAGTATGAAACAAACCGCCTTGAATGAGCTGTGTGATGCCCTTTagacctcagctacctgtgcctcaattcggagattcctgatgtcccaatcccgaacgtctcatCCCATGGCGCTGCTTCTGACGACTTGTATTTGTGGACTTATTTTTCACGTGCTGCTGGTTGACTTGGTCCATTGACTTTGATAACTGACTGATCTTGACGGCTTGACTCCTCGTGTATAGGGcatccgggaaccgttatttcccatTTGCGCACCGTCCGCTGGTACTCTCCACTCCAAGTTCAAGATCCACGGATCCAGTTTGGCCTCATTGTCCTAGACCCACGGCTACCACCTGAAGTCCGATGTCTTGGCGCTATCCTGCTGAACCTCATGTGGCATGTGGCACGGAGGCGGGCTGTCCCGCTGctgagatgtggcacttcttctcctggtccaaagtccaaagtccggtgcgtTCCGTTATttccttttgcacacggcaccaTCACTCTGCCATtaaagtctccactctctccctctctctccgACCTCTAGTTCTTCAAACTCTCTCTTTTTCCACATTCTCTCATCTTCGCCATGCCGTTCCTAGCTGGCAGGCCACCATGTATAATTTCCGCTCcaatttgtggggagttattaaACTCCTGACAGGATGAACAATCTTAGAGCGTATTATATGCATATACTTAAGTTCAAATACTTGCATTCGTTATTCAGTTAAATATTTGGTCCAACAGTTTTGTTTGAAAGAGATATACTTGCCGCGCAGTTCGGCTTGCACCTAGCCATTgcctggctctgacgtcattgATTTTCTTCTTGGGAGgtgtgtgggcgttagaaGTTTGTGGTTGTGGCAACATTGGATCAATTGattggtattgacgagagctaTAAGAGAGAtgtaaaatttgtattctcgcattaaaactgtaggtgCCACAGTTTTGAGCGGTTTGCGCCGCGAGGTAATCGTTAGAATCTCGTATCGACTGATTTAGCTCCCAgagctctgcggccttatatagggcatCCGGGAACCGTTAGTTCCCATTTGCGCACCGTCCGCTGGTACTCTCCACTCCATGTTCAAGATCCACGGATCTAGTTTGACCTCTTTGTCCTAGACCCACGGCTCATGTGGCATGTGGCACGGAGGCGTGCTGTCCCGCTGCTGAGATGTGCCACTTCTTCTCCTGGTCCaaagtccaaagtccggtgcgtTCCGTTATTttcttttgcacacggcaccaTCACTCTGCCATTGAAGTCTCccctctctctccctctctctccgACCTCTAGTTCTTCAAACTATCTCTTTTTCCACATTCtctttctccaaactctcatCTTCGCCATGCCGTTCCTAGCCGGCAGGCCACCATGTATAATTTCCGCTCcaatttgtggggagttattatACTCCTGACAGGATGAACAATCCTAGAGCgtattatatacatatacttaAGCTGAAATACTTGCATTCGTTATTCAGTTAAATATTTGGTCCAACAGTTTTGTTTGAAAGAGACTATTTGCCGCGCAGTTCGGCTTGCACCTAGCCGTTGTCTAGCTCTGACGTCATTGATTTTCTTCTTGGGAGgtgtgtgggcgttagaaGTTTGTGGTTGTGGCAACATTGGATCAATTGattggtattgacgagagctaTAAGAGAGCTGTTAAAATGTGTATTCtcgcattaaaactgtaggtgCCACAATTTTGAGCGCTTTGCGCTGCGAAGTACTCGTTAGAATCTGATTTCCTAGTCCCTGTGTTGTagtttttatagtttccaaaatcacaccgttcatacggacaggcgggcatggctagatcgacccggctattgatcctgatcaagaatatatattctttatggtgTCGAAAAACGGATACTTCTATATGTTACAGACTTTCCGACGAaagttactctacgagtaacgggtattaaaaTACAATTGTCCTACTCAAGTGATTAGAGTGTttagaattagaccaagaagCCGAACTATTAAtagtaataaaataataattacagACAACTATAACACAAAATCTGGTGTAGCATTTTTTAGCATTttggtctgtctgtccgtctgttcatccggttctacgcaaactagtctctcagttttaaagctatcgggctgaaactttcccaaaagtcgtatatcttttgcaggtagtatataagtctttgatgtttttttagcatataacctccttcgcttggaaataacattttgtaattagttctgaatttcggatttaattttattaaaatcggacgactatatcatatagctgccatgggaacgatcggaaaattggtgggaaagtaatatgaaacaaatcaaagcttcggtgttttttgacatattattttatactattgggaataacattttgtgtattttaaagaatttcgaattaaatttaatacaaatcggacgtctctaacatatagctgtcaaagaaacggtcagagaaataataaaataactgttatacccttgcatttagTATAGGaatgtccgtttctacgcaaacttgtctctcagttttaatgctatcgggctgaaactttccttaaagtcttatttcttttgcaggtagtatataagtcggaaccagccgaaTCGGTCaactatattttatagctcccattggaataatcggaaaaaaaactaagcaaaattaaatcttaggtgtttttatacccttgcagagggtatattgatttcagtcagaagtttgcaatgcagtgaaggagacgtttccgaccccataaggtatatatattcttgatcagcacgACTAGaggagtcgatctagccatgtccgtctgtccgtctgtccgtccgtttctacgcaagctagtctctcagttttaaatctatcgggctgaaactttcccaaaagtcttatttattttgcaagtagtatataagtcggaaccagccggatcggtcagctatattttatagctcccataggaataatcggaaaaaaaaactaagcaaaattaaatcttaggtgtttttatacccttgcagagggtgtattgatttcagtcagaagtttgcaacgcagtgagtttcgaatttaattttatcaaaatcggacgactatatcatatagctgccataggaacaatcggaaaattggtgggaaaataatatgaaacaaattatagcttcggtgtttattAACACATAACCTCCtgcgcttggaaataacattttttaattagttctgaatttcgaatttaattttatcgaaatcggacgactatatcatatagctgccataggaaagatcgccaaattggtaggaaaataatatgaaccaaattatagcttcggtgtttcttgacATATTTTCTTACACTATTGGGAAAATCACTTTTGgtacttttaaatttaataaatttaactgcaagggtatacaaacttcggcttgccgaagttaacttcctttcttgtttaacatatcaaacaaaaacatctcttaacgaggtagaaagtagtggcgaacgcgcctttaacaaaaatttctgatatcaacaattgtgacgaaaaataatattacattcgataaaataaataaactatattaaatttatgatttcggcccgcaacagtacatatttatttacctacatgtaaattttctgCGTGCCGAacacataaatttaatatagtttatttattttatcgaatgtaatatcatttttcgtcacaattgttgatatcagaaatttttgttaaaggggccttcgccactactttctacctcgttaagaggtgtttttgtttgatatccgAAGTTTTTgtttgctcaagagtttaagtagcccaataccatgactaggagtcgtccccatatggcttggctattgaaaaacccaGGGTTCGTAACTgttataagttttatttttaaaatctttttataATAGTTATGtcatgatttttatttaaaactcatTAAATAATTGTTATTCTCTCAGTTTTATATTAAACTTGACAAATATAACTTATTCTCCGAGTTTTATTTTCCGCTtgaaaaataacagttattcTTTTATAAgaatcaaataataaaacttattctctgagttttattatttcgatcaaaaataaaactcaatATCATATTGTGGCGGTTCCGTAGTTCATAGAaatgtaattcaaaattaagAATGCTAAATGCGCGGTttgctatttaaaaaaaaaatttcagatACTATAGACCACCGTtagtatgtttatttttattaatttatgtcGCACATGGGAAAAATCAATGCTTTAATAGTAAGCAGACTTTACAGTCATACATATCCAACTAGTTATATATAAGAGTACACCTTAAcactttaaataaattgcctaTACTGGCCTAGTGCATCAGTGTTAGTTCCGAAAACGGGAAAACGGGTAATAATCGACTGATATAAACTCATTAATTTAAAgttgtgttttatttaaattgtttatttagtttaacaaataaaagtttttttattgaCTCTGACGAAATTTTGCATCTGAGGTCCGTTAGAATAAGTTTTAGGGCGGAAAAGGACCTTTCTACGCTGACTTGGGTAGCGGGAACAGCATGGACCACTTTAGTCATTTCGAAGAGGTAAGGGTAGACAAATCTTTTCTCCTCCCAATAAGTCATGATTTGAACATTCAAATCAATCGGCTTGGGagaataattttcaatttcactATACGCCTTCTTTATGTCGTTATCATAGGCGTCTGAGGTCTCTCCGCTCTGAAATTCTTCAAATGAATTTAGGAATTGACTTAAAAGAGTACTTGA contains:
- the LOC119561890 gene encoding uncharacterized protein LOC119561890 isoform X2, whose protein sequence is MRFISVLRFFFCIFFSCLTSDGHDDDLDDTNTTGEPTGSQANHRKVDRDDRYLQIVLRKLEVMAQGARYMADTCHEPKIIQISKYILIYS
- the LOC119561890 gene encoding uncharacterized protein LOC119561890 isoform X1, with product MVLKEITLSLISDCNTLHKSYWQTPSNISCMTSNVILSVTLKPVFSCLTSDGHDDDLDDTNTTGEPTGSQANHRKVDRDDRYLQIVLRKLEVMAQGARYMADTCHEPKIIQISKYILIYS